One window of Arthrobacter oryzae genomic DNA carries:
- a CDS encoding superoxide dismutase gives MTEYVLPELSYDYAALEPHISARIMELHHSKHHAAYVTGANNALAQLAEAREKGDFANINRLSKDLAFHTGGHVNHSVFWNNLSPDGGDKPEGELAAAIDDAFGSFDAFRAQFSAAALGLQGSGWGFLAYEPIGGNLVIEQLYDQQGNVALGTTPLLMLDMWEHAFYLDYVNVKADYVKAFWNIVNWADVAKRFDGARRNATGLITL, from the coding sequence GTGACCGAGTACGTACTGCCTGAACTCAGCTACGACTACGCAGCGCTGGAGCCCCACATCTCCGCACGCATCATGGAACTGCACCACAGCAAGCACCACGCAGCCTATGTGACCGGCGCCAACAACGCGCTGGCCCAGCTGGCTGAGGCACGCGAAAAGGGCGACTTCGCCAACATCAACCGTCTTTCGAAGGACCTGGCCTTCCACACCGGCGGCCACGTCAACCACTCCGTGTTCTGGAACAACCTCTCCCCGGACGGCGGCGACAAGCCCGAGGGTGAACTGGCCGCAGCCATCGACGACGCCTTCGGTTCCTTTGACGCCTTCCGGGCGCAGTTCAGCGCTGCCGCACTGGGCCTGCAGGGTTCGGGCTGGGGCTTCCTGGCCTACGAGCCCATCGGCGGAAACCTCGTCATTGAGCAGCTCTACGATCAGCAGGGCAACGTTGCGCTGGGCACCACGCCGCTGCTGATGCTCGACATGTGGGAGCACGCTTTCTACCTGGACTACGTCAACGTCAAGGCCGACTACGTCAAGGCTTTCTGGAACATCGTGAACTGGGCCGACGTCGCCAAGCGCTTCGACGGTGCACGCAGGAACGCCACGGGCCTCATTACCCTCTAA
- a CDS encoding phosphoglycerate kinase, whose translation MTFHTLNELIADGVRGRYILVRSDLNVPLDGSEVTDDGRIKASLPVLTKLTDAGARVLVTAHLGRPKGAPEEKYSLKPAATRLAELASFKVTLAGDTVGASARELAAALRDGEALILENVRFDARETSKDDAERGAFADELVALTGENGAFVDDAFGAVHRKHASVYDVATRLPSYQGDLVHTEVEVLRKLTTETQRPYVVVLGGSKVSDKLAVIDNLIGKADTILVGGGMLFTFLAAEGHKVAGSLLEEDQIPVVQEYLKRAADAGTEFIVPTDVVVAAKFAADADHETVSADAIEDSSFGAQGIGLDIGPESAAAFAARIKGAKTVFWNGPMGVFEFEAFAGGTRAIAQALTEADAFTVVGGGDSAAAVRTLGFADDQFGHISTGGGASLEYLEGKELPGLSVLDR comes from the coding sequence ATGACATTCCACACCCTCAACGAACTGATCGCTGATGGTGTCCGCGGGCGGTACATTCTGGTCAGAAGTGACCTGAATGTGCCGCTCGACGGCTCTGAAGTGACTGACGACGGCCGCATCAAGGCCTCCCTGCCAGTACTGACGAAGCTCACGGACGCCGGTGCCCGCGTGCTGGTCACAGCCCACCTCGGCCGCCCCAAGGGCGCCCCGGAAGAGAAGTACTCCCTCAAGCCTGCCGCCACGCGGCTTGCTGAACTGGCCTCCTTCAAGGTCACCCTGGCCGGAGACACCGTCGGTGCCTCGGCCCGGGAGCTTGCCGCTGCGTTGCGGGACGGCGAAGCGCTGATCCTTGAAAACGTCCGCTTCGATGCCCGTGAAACCAGCAAGGACGACGCCGAGCGCGGCGCCTTCGCGGACGAACTGGTGGCTTTGACGGGGGAGAACGGTGCTTTCGTGGATGACGCCTTTGGCGCCGTCCACCGCAAGCACGCCAGCGTGTACGACGTCGCCACGCGGCTGCCGTCGTACCAGGGCGACCTTGTGCACACCGAAGTCGAGGTGCTGCGCAAGCTCACGACGGAAACCCAGCGGCCCTACGTTGTGGTTCTCGGCGGCTCCAAGGTTTCGGACAAGCTTGCCGTTATCGATAACCTGATCGGCAAAGCCGACACCATCCTGGTGGGCGGCGGCATGCTGTTCACGTTCCTCGCGGCTGAGGGCCACAAGGTGGCAGGCAGCCTCCTCGAAGAAGACCAGATCCCCGTAGTGCAGGAGTACCTGAAGCGGGCGGCGGACGCAGGCACCGAGTTCATCGTGCCCACGGACGTTGTGGTTGCGGCCAAGTTCGCTGCGGACGCTGACCACGAGACGGTCAGTGCTGACGCCATCGAAGACAGCAGCTTCGGCGCGCAGGGCATCGGCCTGGACATCGGCCCCGAATCCGCGGCTGCATTTGCCGCCCGGATCAAGGGTGCCAAGACGGTGTTCTGGAACGGCCCCATGGGTGTGTTCGAATTCGAGGCCTTCGCCGGGGGCACCCGTGCCATCGCGCAGGCGCTCACCGAAGCGGACGCGTTCACCGTGGTTGGCGGAGGCGACTCTGCTGCTGCGGTGCGTACGCTGGGCTTCGCTGACGACCAGTTCGGCCACATCTCCACGGGTGGCGGCGCCAGCCTGGAGTACCTCGAAGGCAAAGAACTGCCGGGCCTCAGCGTCCTCGACCGCTAG
- the rapZ gene encoding RNase adapter RapZ, with protein sequence MAESTAGSDAEQDGMTPVRPVEAELLVVTGMSGAGRSTAADALEDHGWYVVENLPPQMLGTLAELVSHAPQSIPKLAVVVDVRSKALFTDIRAALKTLEASGVTFRVLFLDANDDVLVRRFEQGRRPHPLQGGGRILDGIAAERDLLHELRDSADIVLDTSEFNVHALATAITELFSDTGPVALRLNVMSFGFKYGLPVDANFVVDARFIPNPHWIPQLRPHTGLDKDVSDYVLEAEGVKSFVDRYVLAIEPVLDGYRRENKHYATIAVGCTGGKHRSVAVAMELSKKLAQYPRVTVTTTHRDLGRE encoded by the coding sequence ATGGCAGAGTCAACGGCAGGATCCGACGCGGAACAGGACGGCATGACGCCGGTCAGGCCCGTTGAAGCGGAACTGCTTGTGGTGACGGGTATGTCCGGGGCAGGGCGCAGCACCGCTGCGGATGCACTCGAGGACCATGGCTGGTATGTCGTCGAGAACCTTCCGCCGCAAATGCTCGGCACCCTCGCCGAACTGGTCTCCCACGCCCCGCAGTCCATTCCCAAGCTCGCTGTGGTGGTGGACGTACGAAGCAAGGCCCTCTTCACCGACATCCGGGCAGCCCTTAAAACACTTGAGGCGAGCGGTGTAACGTTCCGGGTCCTGTTCCTTGACGCCAACGACGACGTCCTGGTTCGCCGCTTCGAGCAGGGCCGCCGCCCGCACCCCCTGCAGGGAGGCGGGCGGATCCTCGACGGCATCGCCGCGGAACGGGACCTGCTGCATGAACTTCGGGATTCCGCGGACATCGTGCTGGATACCTCCGAATTCAATGTCCACGCCCTCGCCACTGCCATCACGGAACTTTTCAGCGACACCGGCCCCGTGGCCCTGCGGCTGAACGTCATGAGCTTCGGCTTCAAGTACGGGCTGCCCGTGGACGCCAATTTTGTGGTGGACGCCCGCTTCATCCCCAACCCCCACTGGATCCCGCAGCTCCGCCCCCACACGGGCCTGGACAAGGACGTCAGCGATTACGTTCTGGAGGCTGAAGGCGTCAAGAGCTTCGTGGACCGCTACGTGCTGGCCATCGAGCCGGTTCTGGATGGCTACCGCCGGGAGAACAAGCATTACGCCACCATCGCCGTGGGCTGCACGGGCGGAAAGCACCGTTCGGTGGCCGTCGCCATGGAGTTGTCCAAGAAGCTCGCGCAATATCCGCGTGTCACAGTGACCACCACCCACCGGGACCTGGGCCGCGAGTAA
- the whiA gene encoding DNA-binding protein WhiA gives MALTSSVKEELSRLDIKKSSVRKAEVSAMLRFAGGLHIVSGRIVIEAEVDLASTARRLRAAIAEVYGHQSEIIVVSGGGLRRGNRYVVRVVRDGEALARQTGLLDARGRPVRGLPSAVVNGSAADAEAVWRGAFLAHGSLTEPGRSSAMEVTCPGPESALALVGAARRLGIQAKAREVRGVDRVVIRDGDTIAALLTRMGAHDALMVWEERRMRKEVRATANRLANFDDANLRRSAQAAVAAGARVDRALEILGDDVPDHLKYAGELRVAHKQASLDELGRLADPPMTKDAIAGRIRRLLAMADKRALDLGIPGTEANVTPEMLDE, from the coding sequence ATGGCACTGACATCATCAGTCAAGGAAGAACTGTCCCGCCTGGACATTAAGAAGTCCTCGGTCCGCAAGGCTGAAGTCTCCGCAATGCTGCGATTCGCCGGCGGTCTCCACATCGTTTCGGGCCGCATCGTGATCGAGGCCGAGGTGGACCTCGCGTCCACGGCACGCCGGCTCCGGGCTGCCATCGCGGAGGTCTACGGCCACCAGAGCGAGATCATCGTCGTCTCCGGCGGCGGGCTCCGCCGCGGCAACCGGTACGTGGTGCGGGTAGTGCGGGACGGGGAAGCCCTGGCCCGCCAGACCGGCCTGCTGGACGCCCGCGGCCGCCCTGTGCGCGGCCTGCCCTCTGCCGTGGTCAACGGATCCGCCGCCGACGCAGAAGCCGTGTGGCGCGGCGCCTTCCTGGCCCACGGGTCGCTGACGGAACCGGGCCGCTCCTCGGCCATGGAAGTGACCTGCCCCGGGCCCGAGTCGGCACTGGCCCTCGTGGGCGCAGCGCGGCGCCTCGGCATCCAGGCCAAGGCCCGGGAAGTCAGGGGAGTGGACCGGGTGGTCATCCGGGACGGGGACACCATCGCAGCCCTGCTCACCCGCATGGGCGCGCATGATGCGCTGATGGTCTGGGAAGAGCGCCGCATGCGCAAGGAAGTCCGGGCCACCGCCAACAGGCTGGCCAACTTCGACGACGCCAACCTGCGCCGCTCGGCCCAGGCCGCCGTTGCCGCCGGGGCCAGGGTTGACCGCGCCCTGGAGATCCTCGGCGACGACGTGCCGGACCACCTGAAGTATGCCGGCGAGCTGCGCGTGGCCCACAAACAGGCCAGCCTGGACGAACTTGGCCGGCTGGCCGATCCGCCCATGACCAAGGATGCGATAGCAGGCAGGATCCGCAGGCTCCTGGCCATGGCCGACAAACGTGCCCTCGACCTGGGCATTCCCGGCACCGAGGCCAATGTGACGCCGGAAATGCTGGACGAGTAA
- the gap gene encoding type I glyceraldehyde-3-phosphate dehydrogenase — translation MTTRIGINGFGRIGRNYFRAALAQGADLEIVAVNDLTSPEALAHLFKYDSVGGRLKETIEVKDGNIVVNGNVVKVLAERDPANLPWGELGVDIVIESTGFFTKAAAAKKHIDAGAKKVLISAPASDEDITIVMGVNHELYDNATHHIISNASCTTNCLGPLAKVVNDEFGIERGLMTTVHAYTADQNLQDGPHNDLRRARAAAINMVPTSTGAAKAIGLVLPELKGKLDGYAIRVPVPTGSATDLTVTVSRETTVEEVNAALKKASESEALQGFLTYTDEPIVSSDIVGDPASSIFDSGLTKVIGNQVKVVSWYDNEWGYSNRLVDLTELVASKLG, via the coding sequence GTGACGACCCGTATTGGTATCAACGGCTTTGGCCGTATCGGCCGCAACTACTTCCGCGCAGCACTCGCACAGGGCGCTGACCTCGAGATCGTTGCAGTCAACGACCTCACCAGCCCCGAGGCGCTGGCCCACCTCTTCAAGTACGACTCCGTCGGCGGGCGCCTGAAGGAGACCATCGAGGTCAAGGACGGCAACATCGTCGTCAACGGGAACGTCGTTAAGGTTCTTGCCGAGCGCGACCCCGCCAACCTCCCCTGGGGCGAGCTGGGTGTTGACATCGTCATCGAGTCCACCGGCTTCTTCACCAAGGCCGCAGCTGCCAAGAAGCACATCGACGCCGGCGCCAAGAAGGTCCTGATTTCCGCCCCCGCCTCGGATGAGGACATCACCATCGTGATGGGCGTGAACCACGAGCTGTACGACAACGCCACCCACCACATCATTTCCAACGCGTCCTGCACCACCAACTGCCTTGGCCCGCTGGCCAAGGTGGTCAACGACGAGTTCGGCATCGAGCGCGGCCTCATGACCACGGTCCACGCCTACACGGCTGACCAGAACCTGCAGGACGGCCCGCACAACGATCTCCGTCGCGCCCGCGCCGCCGCCATCAACATGGTGCCCACCTCCACCGGTGCGGCCAAGGCAATCGGCCTGGTCCTCCCGGAGCTCAAGGGCAAGCTGGACGGCTACGCCATCCGCGTGCCGGTCCCCACCGGTTCGGCCACCGACCTCACGGTCACCGTTTCCCGCGAGACCACCGTTGAGGAAGTCAACGCCGCCCTGAAGAAGGCGTCTGAGTCCGAGGCACTCCAGGGCTTCCTGACGTACACGGATGAGCCGATCGTCTCCTCCGACATCGTCGGCGACCCCGCCTCCTCGATCTTCGACTCCGGTCTCACCAAGGTCATCGGCAACCAGGTCAAGGTTGTTTCCTGGTATGACAACGAATGGGGCTACTCCAACCGCCTGGTCGACCTCACGGAGCTCGTCGCATCCAAGCTGGGCTAG
- a CDS encoding gluconeogenesis factor YvcK family protein, which yields MGLLTGPLPMVPPAGGAGGGQLDKGPSVVALGGGHGLSASLSALRLLTSDLTAIVTVADDGGSSGRLREEYGVLPPGDLRMALTALCDDTDWGRTWRDVMQHRFHPGGGRGGSLDDHAMGNLLIVTLWELLGDTVGGLKWAGALLGARGQVLPMSSVPLTIEGDVRVPGPDGSYTLETVTGQAKCAVAGSLESVRLLPESAHACVEALTAIELADWVILGPGSWYTSVLPHLLLPEMRQALSDTPAKRCLTMNLATDTKETSGMSAADHLHVLRSYAPDFSIDVVLADPVSVPDVEEFKRAAGMLGAEVVLGKVGASSRRPIHDPLRLATAYHDIFGNS from the coding sequence ATGGGACTGCTTACCGGGCCGCTGCCCATGGTTCCGCCGGCCGGCGGCGCCGGCGGCGGGCAGCTGGACAAGGGTCCGTCCGTCGTCGCCCTCGGCGGAGGGCACGGACTGTCCGCCTCGCTGTCCGCCCTTCGGCTGCTCACCTCCGACCTGACGGCCATCGTCACCGTAGCGGACGACGGCGGGTCCTCCGGCCGCCTGCGCGAGGAGTACGGCGTCCTCCCGCCCGGCGACCTGCGGATGGCGCTCACGGCACTCTGTGACGACACTGACTGGGGCAGGACCTGGCGGGACGTCATGCAACACCGCTTCCACCCCGGTGGCGGCCGCGGCGGCTCCCTTGACGACCACGCGATGGGCAACCTGCTGATCGTCACCCTCTGGGAACTGCTGGGCGACACGGTCGGAGGCCTCAAATGGGCCGGCGCACTGCTGGGTGCCCGCGGACAGGTCCTGCCCATGTCCAGCGTGCCACTGACGATCGAAGGGGATGTCCGGGTGCCGGGTCCTGACGGGTCGTACACGCTGGAGACGGTGACAGGGCAGGCCAAGTGCGCAGTGGCGGGCTCGCTGGAGAGCGTGCGGCTCCTGCCGGAGTCGGCGCACGCCTGCGTGGAAGCCCTGACTGCCATCGAGCTGGCCGACTGGGTCATCCTCGGCCCGGGGTCCTGGTACACGTCCGTGCTGCCGCACCTGCTGCTGCCCGAGATGCGCCAGGCGCTCTCCGATACGCCGGCCAAGCGGTGCCTCACCATGAACCTGGCCACGGACACCAAGGAAACCTCCGGGATGTCCGCCGCCGACCACCTGCACGTGCTGCGGAGCTATGCGCCCGACTTCAGCATCGACGTCGTGCTGGCGGACCCGGTCTCCGTGCCGGACGTCGAAGAGTTCAAGCGGGCAGCGGGGATGCTCGGTGCCGAGGTGGTGTTGGGTAAAGTAGGGGCGTCGAGCCGCCGACCGATCCACGACCCCCTGCGTCTGGCAACGGCGTACCACGATATTTTCGGGAACAGTTAG